In the genome of Fusobacterium necrogenes, one region contains:
- the ylxM gene encoding YlxM family DNA-binding protein, protein MELDEFLEVSTLLDYYRNLLSDKQKEYLINHFEEDLSLSEIAKNNGVSRQAVYDNIKRGIKQLREYEEKLGFHEREKRVYNELLSLKEDFKKERLDEIIEKLF, encoded by the coding sequence ATGGAATTAGATGAGTTTTTAGAAGTTTCAACCCTATTAGATTATTATAGAAATCTGTTAAGTGATAAGCAGAAAGAATATTTAATTAATCACTTTGAAGAAGATTTATCTCTTTCGGAGATAGCTAAAAATAATGGTGTGAGTAGACAGGCAGTATATGATAATATAAAAAGAGGAATAAAACAACTGAGAGAATATGAAGAGAAGCTAGGATTTCATGAAAGAGAAAAAAGAGTATATAATGAACTCTTAAGCTTGAAAGAAGATTTCAAGAAAGAAAGACTAGATGAGATAATAGAAAAACTATTTTAG
- the rpsP gene encoding 30S ribosomal protein S16 yields the protein MLKLRLTRLGDKKRPSYRVVAMEALSKRDGKAVAYLGNYFPLEDSRVVLKEEEIVKFLLNGAQPTRTVKSILVKAGVWAKFEEAKKR from the coding sequence ATGTTAAAATTAAGATTAACTAGATTAGGAGACAAAAAAAGACCTTCTTATAGAGTTGTAGCTATGGAAGCATTATCAAAAAGAGATGGTAAAGCAGTTGCTTATTTAGGAAACTACTTCCCATTAGAAGACTCTAGAGTAGTATTAAAAGAGGAAGAAATAGTAAAATTCTTATTAAACGGAGCTCAACCAACTAGAACTGTAAAATCAATTTTAGTTAAAGCTGGAGTATGGGCAAAGTTCGAAGAAGCTAAAAAAAGATAA
- the ffh gene encoding signal recognition particle protein, with amino-acid sequence MLDNLGSRFQEIFKKVRGHGKLSESNIKDALREVKMSLLEADVNYKVVKDFTAKIQEKAIGTDVLKGINPGQQFIKIVNDELVELLGGTNARLTKGVRNPTVLMLAGLQGAGKTTFAAKLGNYLKKQGEKVLMVGADVYRPAAIKQLQVLGEQIGIEVYSEENHQDVIGICERGLAKAKELGSTYMIIDTAGRLHIDEKLMDELKEIKRLTRPQEILLVVDAMIGQDAVNLAESFNNVLNIDGVVLTKLDGDTRGGAALSIKAVVGKPIKFVGVGEKIDDIELFHPERLVSRILGMGDVVSLVEKAQSAIDEEDAKSLEEKIRTQKFDLDDFLKQLQNIKKLGSLGSILKMIPGMGQIGDLAPAEKEMKKVEAIIQSMTKEERKKPEILKASRKQRIAKGSGTEVADVNRLLKQFEQMKAMMKMFSGGKMPSLPSFGGFKGGKGGKFPF; translated from the coding sequence ATGTTAGATAATTTAGGCTCTAGGTTTCAAGAGATATTTAAAAAAGTTAGAGGACATGGAAAACTGAGTGAAAGTAATATAAAAGATGCTCTTAGAGAGGTTAAGATGTCTCTTCTAGAAGCTGACGTTAACTATAAAGTGGTGAAGGATTTCACTGCAAAAATTCAGGAAAAAGCTATTGGAACTGATGTTTTAAAAGGAATAAATCCAGGGCAACAGTTTATAAAAATAGTAAATGATGAATTAGTAGAACTTTTAGGTGGAACTAATGCTAGACTTACTAAGGGAGTAAGAAATCCTACTGTACTTATGCTTGCAGGATTACAAGGAGCAGGAAAAACTACTTTTGCCGCTAAATTAGGTAACTATTTAAAAAAGCAAGGTGAAAAAGTTCTGATGGTAGGAGCTGACGTATATAGGCCAGCAGCTATCAAACAATTACAAGTTTTAGGAGAACAAATAGGAATAGAAGTTTATTCAGAAGAAAATCATCAAGATGTTATTGGAATTTGTGAAAGAGGACTTGCAAAAGCTAAAGAGTTAGGTTCTACTTATATGATAATAGATACAGCAGGAAGACTTCATATAGATGAAAAGCTTATGGATGAGTTAAAAGAGATAAAAAGATTAACTAGACCGCAAGAGATACTATTAGTAGTAGATGCTATGATAGGACAAGATGCTGTAAACTTAGCAGAGTCATTTAATAATGTATTGAATATAGATGGAGTAGTACTTACAAAATTAGATGGAGATACTAGAGGAGGAGCTGCTCTTTCAATAAAAGCAGTTGTAGGAAAGCCTATAAAATTTGTAGGAGTTGGAGAGAAAATTGATGATATAGAGCTTTTCCATCCAGAAAGACTTGTTTCAAGAATATTAGGAATGGGAGATGTTGTATCACTAGTTGAAAAAGCACAAAGTGCAATAGATGAAGAAGATGCAAAGTCATTAGAAGAAAAAATTAGAACTCAGAAATTTGATTTAGATGATTTTTTAAAACAACTACAAAATATTAAAAAGCTTGGTTCATTAGGAAGTATTTTAAAAATGATACCAGGTATGGGACAGATTGGAGATTTAGCTCCTGCTGAAAAAGAGATGAAAAAGGTAGAAGCGATAATTCAATCTATGACTAAAGAGGAAAGAAAGAAACCTGAAATATTAAAAGCTAGTAGAAAGCAAAGAATTGCTAAAGGAAGTGGAACAGAAGTAGCAGATGTAAATAGACTTTTAAAGCAATTTGAGCAAATGAAAGCTATGATGAAAATGTTCAGCGGTGGAAAAATGCCTTCATTACCATCATTTGGTGGATTTAAAGGTGGAAAGGGTGGAAAATTTCCATTCTAA
- a CDS encoding 6-pyruvoyl trahydropterin synthase family protein: MRSITSFDLQYAHRFYKFKGEAQYLHGHTGVLTIEVEDSVNEGVNMVFPCNEIKKTAWEVLQNFDHSLILREDDPLLPAILKVYEETGIKDGAPQNTMKGPAFKTELATAYPDARLVVTKETLTVEGMIKIVYDLLKDKLNIAKITFTSGVNAASAEFTTKNNIERCPLCGISLDEHGACPKCGYKK, encoded by the coding sequence ATGAGAAGTATTACAAGTTTTGATTTACAATATGCACACAGATTTTATAAATTTAAAGGAGAGGCTCAATATTTACATGGACATACTGGAGTTCTTACTATAGAAGTAGAAGATTCTGTCAATGAAGGGGTAAACATGGTATTCCCTTGCAACGAGATCAAAAAAACAGCTTGGGAAGTTTTACAAAACTTTGATCATTCACTTATTTTAAGAGAAGATGATCCACTTTTACCAGCTATTTTAAAAGTTTATGAAGAAACTGGAATTAAAGATGGGGCTCCTCAAAATACTATGAAAGGACCTGCATTTAAAACTGAATTAGCTACAGCATATCCAGATGCTCGTCTAGTTGTTACTAAAGAAACATTAACAGTTGAAGGTATGATCAAAATAGTTTATGATTTATTAAAAGATAAATTAAATATTGCTAAAATTACTTTTACTAGTGGAGTTAATGCTGCTTCTGCGGAGTTTACAACTAAAAATAATATAGAGCGTTGTCCTCTTTGTGGAATTTCATTGGATGAACATGGAGCTTGTCCTAAATGTGGATATAAAAAATAA